The genomic window GGCCAGATGAACTTCCACCGTCACTTGGGCGGCATCCATACCGGACAATGCACGGCTATAAAGAACCGCCAAGCTCATGGCTGGGCTGTGCGAAGTTAACCCAACTCACCGGCTGGAGATTGCGGCGCGCTCGCCGCAGCTCGCACCTCAAGCTCGGCAACCCGCGCTTCCAATGCGATCAGCTTCTCTTGCGTACGCGCCAACAACAGCGACTGCACCTCGAAATCCTCACGCGCCACTAGATCGAGCTTGGAAAAACCTTGCACCAACAAGGCACGCACATTCCTCTCTACATCCTTTGCCGGGCCACTGGCCAGCGCTTCATTGACCTTGCTGGTCAGGTCATCCAAAATCTTCGCATTGAACATGAGGTACTCCCAAACATTAAGTGTGAGAAGTTTAGCAAAGGCCGCCACCAAGCAGGGAGATTCTTAATGCCTAGTCAACGCCCCGTTATAGTGCACCGGAACAGTGCACCACCATTTTTCGTGCGCACATTATTGGACGCAGCAAAAGGCACAATTACCAGCTTGATTTATCAATCATCTGTTTTATCGAAGTTTTTACAATCTGGCACGGCTCATGCTTTATAGAACATGCGGAAATCGTTTGCCGTTATCTTAACTACCGAAAGGAAACATCATGCTGAACAAGAAACTGCTGAACACTCTGGTACTGGCCGCTTTGGCTGTTCCGACTTTGGCAATGGCCGAAGATGCACCGGCTTCTCCTCATACCGTGACCGGCAACGTCGGAATGGTCTCTAATTACGTGTTCCGTGGCATCACTCAAACTTCTCACAATCCTGCCGTTCAGGGCGGTTTTGACTACGCCCATGCTAGCGGCTTGTACGCAGGCGTGTGGGGCTCCAATGTAAGCTGGATCGCCGATAGCGGCGCAGTTGCTTCGGGCAGCGTGGGCATGGAACTGGACACCTATGCCGGCTTCAAGAACACCTTCGCAGAAGACTTCTCTTACGATATCGGCTTTGTCCGCTACAACTACTTGGGTAAATACACTCCAGCTGCTCCTTGGGTCAAGGCTGATACCGATGAAGTCTATGGCTCGATCGGCTACAAGTGGATCTCCGCCAAGTACTCGTACGGCTTGGGCAAGTTCCTGACCATCCCTGATGCACAAGGCACCAACTACATCGAACTGAATGCGAACTATCCAGTGAGCGACACCGGTATCACTTTGGGCGCGCACGTGGGCAAGCAAACGTACAAGGGTTCGTCTGCTGCCTACTTGGCAACGACTGCCAGCGGCTCTCCGACTTACACCGATTACAAGGTCAGCATCAGCAAGGATTTCAGTGGCTATGTGTTGGGCTTGGCATACAGCAAGACCAATGCCAGCAACTTCTACAACTGGCCAACCTTCGGTGGCAACTGGGGCAAGGGCGTAGCCATCTTGTCGCTGACTCACGCAATGTAATACTTTTGGGGCGGTTCGCCGCCCCACTCTACCAAGGAGAATGCGATGAAAATGGTCACAGCAATCATCAAGCCGTTCAAGCTGGACGAGGTGCGTGAAGCGTTGTCCGCCATCGGCGTACAAGGTATCACCGTCACCGAAGTCAAAGGCTTTGGTCGGCAAAAAGGGCACACCGAGCTATATCGCGGTGCCGAATATGTGGTGGATTTCCTGCCTAAGATCAAGTTGGAAGCCGCAGTCGCGAGCGAGATTCTGGATCAGGTGATCGAGGCAATCGAAAAGTCTGCTAAAACCGGCAAGATCGGCGACGGCAAGATCTTCGTGCAAGAAGTCGAGCAAGTAATCCGCATCCGTACCGGTGAAACCGGCCCTGAAGCCCTGTAAGGAGATCGAGATGAAGAAATTCTTAGCTGTATTTACGTTGCTGGCATCGCTGGGTGGCTTTGCTATCGCCGCCCATGCTGCTGATGCTGCCAGCGCGGTTGAGGCTGTATCGGCAGCGGTCGCAGCAGCTCCCGTAGCCGATGTCGCTGAAGCGGCCTCTGCCGTAGCGGAAGCCGCCCCTGCCCCCGTTCCCAACAAGGGTGACACTGCGTGGATGCTGGTCGCTACCGTTCTGGTAATTTTTATGAGTTTGCCAGGTCTAGGACTGTTCTACGGTGGCTTGGTGCGCACCAAGAACATGCTGTCGGTATTAACCCAAGTGTTCGTAATCTTCTGCGTAGTCGCGCTGTTATGGGTCACCTACGGCTATAGCGTTGCATTCACCGACGGCGGTTCGATCAATAGCTTCTTCGGCGGTTTGTCTAAGGCATTCTTGTCTGGCGTCACCCCCGACTCAGTCGTGGAAACATTCAGCAAGGGCGTGGTCATTCCAGAGATGCTGTTCATGGTGTTCCAGTTGACCTTCGCAGCTATCACTGTGGCGCTGATCGTCGGTGGATTCGTGGAACGCATCAAGTTCTCCGCATTGCTGGTGTTCGCCGTGCTGTGGTTCACCTTCTCCTACCTGCCAATGGCGCATATGGTCTGGTTCTGGGGCGGTCCTTCGGCCTTCGCTGATCCATCTGGCTTCATCTTCGGTAAGGGCGCGCTGGACTTCGCTGGTGGCACCGTGGTACACATCAACGCTGCGATGGCAGCTCTGGTAGGTGCTTTCGTGATCGGCAAACGTATCGGCTTCGGCAAGGAAAAGATGGCGCCGCACAGTCTGACTATGACCATGATCGGCGCATCCATGCTGTGGGTGGGTTGGTTCGGCTTCAACGCCGGCTCCAATCTGGAAGCTACTGGCACTGCAGTACTGGCAATGGTCAACACCACCGTGGCAACTGCCGCAGCGGCGTTGTCTTGGATGGCAGCGGAATGGATGTTGCGCGGCAAGCCTAGCTTGTTGGGTGTAGCTTCCGGTTGCGTGGCTGGCCTAGTAGCAGTAACGCCAGCTTGCGGCTTCATCGGCCCGATGGGTGCGATCGTCCTTGGCCTAGTTGCTGGTGTACTGTGCTTCTGGGGCGTCACCGGCCTGAAGAAGATGCTAGGCGCAGATGACTCGCTGGATGTATTCGGCGTGCATGGCGTAGGCGGCATCCTCGGCGCACTAGGTACCGGCGTTCTGGCAGCTCCCAGCTTGGGTGGCACGGGTGTATATGACTACGCAACTGGCGCAGTGGCGGAATACTCCATCGCTGCACAAGTGACTAGCCAAGCTTGGGGCGTGGGCACCACCATCCTGTGGTCGGGTATCGTCAGCTTCGTGTTGTTCAAGCTGATCGACATGACCATCGGTCTGCGTGTCAGCGACGAGCAAGAGCGCGAAGGTCTAGACACCGCCACTCACGGCGAACGAGCTTACGATTACTAATCTCGTCTAAACTGTAGCAACGACAAGGGCGCCAATGGCGCCCTTGTTCTTTGGGATATGCGGTTTCGTCTGCGTGGTTTTACTTAACTCGTTGACGCCCAACCTCTCTCAGACCTGAATCTCCTCCACGGCAAAGATGCGCCTATGCTCGCGGATGGCGTAACGGTCAGTCATACCCGCAATGTAATCCGCCACGGCACGGGCTCGATCCGCCTCGGCCTGATGCGCGAACTGCGGCGGCAACAAGCGACTGTCCTCCATGAACGCAGCAAACAGGTCAGTGATGATGCGACGTGCCTTAGAGCTCATGCGCATCACACGGTAGTGACGGTACAGATTGGCTCGCAAACAGGCTTTTAACTCGCGATTCTGCGCATAGATTTCGTCGCTAAAGGCGACGATGGCGGGCGCGTTACGCACATCGTTCAGCGTCTGCACCTGAGACTTGCTCAAATTACTTTCCGTCTCGCGGATCAAGTCGCCGACCAAGGTATTGATCATGCGACGGATAGTTTCATGCACCACGCGACGATCAGCCAAACCGGGATAAGCTGCACGCACCTCATTCAGATGGGTAGCAAACAACCGAACTTCGGCCAACTGCTCCAATGTAAGCAGCCCCGAACGCAGGCCATCGTCCACATCGTGGTTGTTGTAGGCGATCTCGTCAGCCAGGTTGGCGATCTGCGCTTCCAGCGAGGAGCGCTGGTTATTGAGGAAGCGCACACCGACATCGCCCAATTGTGCGGCGTTCTCGAGCGAGCAATGTTTAAGGATGCCCTCGCGCGTCTCGAAACATAGATTCAAACCGTCGAAGGCGGCGTAGCGCTCTTCTAGCACATCCACCACGCGCAATGATTGTAAGTTGTGCTCAAAGCCACCGTAATCCTTCATGCAGGCGTTGAGCGCATCTTGTCCGGCGTGGCCGAACGGCGTGTGACCAAGATCGTGAGCCAGCGCCACCGCCTCGGTAAGGTCTTCGTTCAGACGCAAGCGGCGGGCGATGGAACGGCCAATTTGCGCAACTTCGATGCTATGCGTCAAGCGGGTGCGGAACAGGTCACCCTCGTGGTTCACGAACACCTGCGTTTTGTATTCTAGGCGGCGGAAGGCGGTGGAGTGGATGATACGATCACGGTCGCGCTGGAATTCGCTACGTCCCGGCGGAGTGTCTTCCGCGTTACGACGGCCACGCGAACTGGCTGGATCGGCGGCGTAACTAGCTAGTTCAGACATGTACAGCCTCTAGTGTCAGGCGTAGCAGGTCGGCAGGCGCTTCCGACACCAGTCCCTGTCCGATGGATTTCAGCAACACGAAACGCAGCTTACCGCCCTCCACTTTCTTATCCAAGCCCATCAGATTGAGGTATTGCTCGACTCCAAGCTGGGGTGGAGTCAGCGGCAACTTGGCGCGCTCGAACAGGATGCGCGTGCGCGCCACATCCGCTGCTGTCAGCCAGCCCATGCGCTGCGACAAATCCGCCGCCATCATCGTGCCTGCCGCCACGGCCGCGCCGTGCAACCAAGCGCCATAACCCATGCCGTTCTCGATGGCATGGCCGAAAGTATGACCAAGGTTGAGCAACGCGCGCTCGCCAGTCTCTCGCTCGTCGGCAGCGACGACTTCGGCCTTGTTCCGGCAACTGCGCGCGATGGCGTATTGCAATGCGGCAGGGTCGCGCGCCAGCAGCTTGTCGATATTGCCCTCCAGCCATTCGAAGAACGGCAGGTCGCGAATCAGACCATATTTGATGACTTCGGCCAGACCGGCGGACAGTTCCTCGTCCGGCAAGGTATTGAGCGTCACCGTATCAGCGATCACCGCCTTCGGTTGGTAGAACGCACCGATCATGTTCTTTCCCAGCGGGTGATTGATCCCGGTCTTGCCGCCCACCGAGGAGTCCACCTGCGATAGCAGCGTGGTGGGAATCTGGATGAACGGCACACCGCGCAGATAGGTCGCAGCGGCATAACCAGTCATGTCGCCGATGACCCCGCCGCCCAGTGCGATCAAGGGCGTGCTGCGTTCGCAGCGATGGGTGAGCAGCGCGTCGTAGATCAGGTTCAGCGTCTCGAACGTCTTGTATTGCTCGCCGTCCGGCAGGATCACCGGCACCACGCTGACACCGCTCGACTCCAGCAAGCCCTGCACCTGCGCCAGATACAGCGGCGCGACAGTGGTGTTGGTGACGATGGCGCAGCGCTTCTTCGGCAGATGCGGCAGCAGTAACTCAGCACACTCCAACAACCCTGTGCCAATGTGAATAGGATAGGAGCGATCAGCTAAGCCTACGGTCAGAGTTTGCATGGTTCGTGTGCCTGTGTGTTGTTAGCTTGCAGCCCGAGTTTGCGGATCAGTTCTGCAACCAGCGTCTGCACGCCTTGCCGTCCAGTGTGGACGATCAGATCGGCGACTTCAGTGTAAAGCGGATCGCGCTGACTCAGCAGTTCCTGCAATTTCGCGCGCGGATCAGCGGTTTGCAGCAAGGGTCGATTACGGTCGTGACGAGTGCGTTGCCAGAGCTCATGCACCGAACCTTTCAGATAGACCACCACACCGTTGTCGCTCATCTCGATTCGATTTTGCGGCAAGATGACCGCCCCACCACCGGTGGCTAAAATAAGACCGTTGCGCTGCATCAGATCATGAATCGCACAACTCTCACGCCGCCGAAACCCTTCCTCGCCCTCGACTTCGAATATGTGCGGAATCGAGACACCAGTACGGCGTTGTATTTCGTCATCACTATCGACGAAAACCTTGCCCAATTGGCGCGCCAAACATTTTCCAACGGTGGTCTTGCCTGCACCCATCATGCCGACAAGAACGACATTACCGGATTCGCGTTTGGGGTGTGCTGTATCAACAGTTTGCATGGAGACGAATTGTAACGAAAAGCGCTGGTGCCGAGAACAAAAAGCCCGCAACAGGGTGCGGGCTTGCTTGCCTGCAACTGACTCGATCAGCGCAGGTTCAAGCTATCTTTCAGCACTTTCGGGGACAAGAAAATCAGCAACTCGCCCTTATCATCCTGTCGCTTGGTGTTTTTGAACAAATTACCGAGTATGGGCACATCGCCCAAGAGCGGCACTTTGTTGATGGTCGTGATGTCGGTCTGAGTATGAACGCCACCGATCATCACCGTACCGCCATTTTCCACCAGCACCTGAGTCACCACCTTGTTGGTATCTACCGTAGGAACACCCTGCACAATCAGCGTGCCGACCGTATCCTTGTTGATCGACACGTTCATGATGACGTTCTCATCTGGAGTGATCTGCGGTTTGACCTTGAGAATCAGGCTGGCTTTCTTGAAGGCGATCGTGGGTGGAGCACCCACAGCAGCGATGGTCTGATACGGAATCTCCGTACCCTGCTCGATGATGGCTTCCTGCTGATCGGCAGTCACCACGCGCGGACTGGAAATGATGCGACCTTTACCATCGGTCTCGGACGCGGTGATCTCCAGCGAAAGCAGCTTACTCAGCCCCTTGTTGAACAACAACATTGAGAATGTGCCTGCGGCATTCGCCACCGGCAGATTGACATTTGGGATATTGGCGTTTGCCGTGAAGGTGCCGCCCGCCACGCCATTAATCGGATTGATGACGCCCGCTGGTGCGATGACCTGATTGGCACCGATGTTACCGCGCAGATTACCTCCACCAAAAGTGTCGGTGGAGCCATAACCCAAACGCGCGCCCAGACTACGGCCAAACTTGTTCGAAGCTTCGATGATGCGGGCTTCGATCATCACTTGTCTCACTGGCACATCGATCTGCTTGATGAGGCTGCGCACCGACTCCAGCTGCGAGGAGGTGTCCTGCACAAAGATGGTATTAGTGCGAGGATCGACCACAGCACTGCCACGCTTCGACAAGATACGCTGTTTTTCGTTAGACAGGATCGCCGCCACTGCATCCGCCTGCTGATAGTTCAACTGGAAGCTTTCCGTATGAACTGACTCCAATTCAGAGATCTCTTGCTTAGCCGTCAGTGCCAGTTTTTCTTTGGCGGCCAACTCTTCACGTGGCGCAATCTGCACCACATTACCAGAGCGACGCATATCCAGCCCTCGGCTCTGCATGATGATGTCCAGCGCCTGATCCCACGGCACTTCCTTCAGACGCAAAGTCAAATTGCCCGTCACCGAATCGCTGATGACGATATTCATGTTGGTAAAATCGGCTATGACGTTGAGTGCCTCGCGCACTGAAATATTCTGAAAGTTCAGCGACAGTTTCTCACCACTGTAAGCACCAGCCTTGGCCAACTTGTTCGGGTCTTCCACAACAGGCTTGATCTCGACAACAAAA from Ferriphaselus amnicola includes these protein-coding regions:
- the glnK gene encoding P-II family nitrogen regulator, yielding MKMVTAIIKPFKLDEVREALSAIGVQGITVTEVKGFGRQKGHTELYRGAEYVVDFLPKIKLEAAVASEILDQVIEAIEKSAKTGKIGDGKIFVQEVEQVIRIRTGETGPEAL
- a CDS encoding deoxyguanosinetriphosphate triphosphohydrolase, giving the protein MSELASYAADPASSRGRRNAEDTPPGRSEFQRDRDRIIHSTAFRRLEYKTQVFVNHEGDLFRTRLTHSIEVAQIGRSIARRLRLNEDLTEAVALAHDLGHTPFGHAGQDALNACMKDYGGFEHNLQSLRVVDVLEERYAAFDGLNLCFETREGILKHCSLENAAQLGDVGVRFLNNQRSSLEAQIANLADEIAYNNHDVDDGLRSGLLTLEQLAEVRLFATHLNEVRAAYPGLADRRVVHETIRRMINTLVGDLIRETESNLSKSQVQTLNDVRNAPAIVAFSDEIYAQNRELKACLRANLYRHYRVMRMSSKARRIITDLFAAFMEDSRLLPPQFAHQAEADRARAVADYIAGMTDRYAIREHRRIFAVEEIQV
- a CDS encoding ammonium transporter gives rise to the protein MKKFLAVFTLLASLGGFAIAAHAADAASAVEAVSAAVAAAPVADVAEAASAVAEAAPAPVPNKGDTAWMLVATVLVIFMSLPGLGLFYGGLVRTKNMLSVLTQVFVIFCVVALLWVTYGYSVAFTDGGSINSFFGGLSKAFLSGVTPDSVVETFSKGVVIPEMLFMVFQLTFAAITVALIVGGFVERIKFSALLVFAVLWFTFSYLPMAHMVWFWGGPSAFADPSGFIFGKGALDFAGGTVVHINAAMAALVGAFVIGKRIGFGKEKMAPHSLTMTMIGASMLWVGWFGFNAGSNLEATGTAVLAMVNTTVATAAAALSWMAAEWMLRGKPSLLGVASGCVAGLVAVTPACGFIGPMGAIVLGLVAGVLCFWGVTGLKKMLGADDSLDVFGVHGVGGILGALGTGVLAAPSLGGTGVYDYATGAVAEYSIAAQVTSQAWGVGTTILWSGIVSFVLFKLIDMTIGLRVSDEQEREGLDTATHGERAYDY
- a CDS encoding accessory factor UbiK family protein, encoding MFNAKILDDLTSKVNEALASGPAKDVERNVRALLVQGFSKLDLVAREDFEVQSLLLARTQEKLIALEARVAELEVRAAASAPQSPAGELG
- the aroB gene encoding 3-dehydroquinate synthase; protein product: MQTLTVGLADRSYPIHIGTGLLECAELLLPHLPKKRCAIVTNTTVAPLYLAQVQGLLESSGVSVVPVILPDGEQYKTFETLNLIYDALLTHRCERSTPLIALGGGVIGDMTGYAAATYLRGVPFIQIPTTLLSQVDSSVGGKTGINHPLGKNMIGAFYQPKAVIADTVTLNTLPDEELSAGLAEVIKYGLIRDLPFFEWLEGNIDKLLARDPAALQYAIARSCRNKAEVVAADERETGERALLNLGHTFGHAIENGMGYGAWLHGAAVAAGTMMAADLSQRMGWLTAADVARTRILFERAKLPLTPPQLGVEQYLNLMGLDKKVEGGKLRFVLLKSIGQGLVSEAPADLLRLTLEAVHV
- a CDS encoding shikimate kinase, producing the protein MQTVDTAHPKRESGNVVLVGMMGAGKTTVGKCLARQLGKVFVDSDDEIQRRTGVSIPHIFEVEGEEGFRRRESCAIHDLMQRNGLILATGGGAVILPQNRIEMSDNGVVVYLKGSVHELWQRTRHDRNRPLLQTADPRAKLQELLSQRDPLYTEVADLIVHTGRQGVQTLVAELIRKLGLQANNTQAHEPCKL
- the pilQ gene encoding type IV pilus secretin PilQ is translated as MRLFDKMKKQIARWAMLALLTGAAGAHAADWQNSLVAVSANAAETNTLVIKVSLSKALSRLPESFSVDGPSRIIVDFMGASNELGRSTQEFNQSELRNVEIIQGEDRTRLVLNLNRSLPYSTKLVGNDLLITLQTAALASSTGTSRFAPESASASQKHSLRDIDFRRGKNGEGRIQVDLSDVNIGIDVRRQGRNLLVDFSKTQLPANLQHKLDVVDFGTPVQMVDTFVRGDHVYMVIEPKGAWEYASYQTDNRFVVEIKPVVEDPNKLAKAGAYSGEKLSLNFQNISVREALNVIADFTNMNIVISDSVTGNLTLRLKEVPWDQALDIIMQSRGLDMRRSGNVVQIAPREELAAKEKLALTAKQEISELESVHTESFQLNYQQADAVAAILSNEKQRILSKRGSAVVDPRTNTIFVQDTSSQLESVRSLIKQIDVPVRQVMIEARIIEASNKFGRSLGARLGYGSTDTFGGGNLRGNIGANQVIAPAGVINPINGVAGGTFTANANIPNVNLPVANAAGTFSMLLFNKGLSKLLSLEITASETDGKGRIISSPRVVTADQQEAIIEQGTEIPYQTIAAVGAPPTIAFKKASLILKVKPQITPDENVIMNVSINKDTVGTLIVQGVPTVDTNKVVTQVLVENGGTVMIGGVHTQTDITTINKVPLLGDVPILGNLFKNTKRQDDKGELLIFLSPKVLKDSLNLR
- a CDS encoding TorF family putative porin, whose translation is MLNKKLLNTLVLAALAVPTLAMAEDAPASPHTVTGNVGMVSNYVFRGITQTSHNPAVQGGFDYAHASGLYAGVWGSNVSWIADSGAVASGSVGMELDTYAGFKNTFAEDFSYDIGFVRYNYLGKYTPAAPWVKADTDEVYGSIGYKWISAKYSYGLGKFLTIPDAQGTNYIELNANYPVSDTGITLGAHVGKQTYKGSSAAYLATTASGSPTYTDYKVSISKDFSGYVLGLAYSKTNASNFYNWPTFGGNWGKGVAILSLTHAM